In Polaribacter sp. L3A8, a genomic segment contains:
- a CDS encoding glycosyltransferase family 2 protein: protein MTKITAIIPTLNEEIHIADAIKSVGFADEIIVIDSFSTDKTIEIAEKLHVKIIKRKFDDFSSQKNFAISQAEHSWIYILDADERVTPDVEKEILLAVKEPNDFVGFFVRRTFYFAEEKINYCGWQRDKVVRLFLKEHCKYTGVVHETIKTTGKLGFLKHKIDHFGYRNYDHFIAKIHHYAFLKAKDLHMQGKKVGLFHILIKPPARFFIHYIIRLGFLDGFAGIILAKTLAYSVLTRYIKLWLLNKGLKES from the coding sequence ATGACAAAAATTACTGCAATTATACCCACACTAAATGAAGAAATTCATATAGCTGATGCAATAAAATCGGTAGGTTTTGCAGATGAAATTATTGTGATAGATTCTTTTAGTACAGATAAAACTATTGAAATAGCTGAAAAGCTACATGTAAAAATCATCAAACGAAAGTTTGATGATTTTTCTTCTCAAAAAAACTTTGCAATATCTCAAGCAGAACATTCTTGGATTTACATTTTAGATGCAGATGAAAGAGTTACGCCTGATGTAGAAAAAGAAATTCTATTGGCAGTAAAAGAACCTAATGATTTTGTAGGATTCTTTGTGCGAAGAACTTTTTATTTTGCTGAAGAAAAAATAAATTATTGTGGGTGGCAAAGAGATAAGGTAGTTCGTTTGTTTTTAAAAGAGCATTGTAAATACACAGGTGTTGTTCATGAAACAATTAAAACAACTGGTAAATTAGGTTTTTTAAAACATAAAATAGATCATTTTGGGTATAGAAATTATGATCATTTTATTGCTAAAATCCATCATTATGCTTTCTTAAAAGCTAAAGATTTACATATGCAAGGTAAAAAAGTTGGTTTGTTTCACATCCTTATAAAACCACCTGCCAGATTTTTTATTCATTATATAATTAGGTTAGGTTTTTTAGATGGTTTTGCGGGCATTATTTTAGCAAAAACATTGGCGTATTCTGTGTTAACCAGATATATAAAACTTTGGCTTTTAAATAAAGGACTAAAGGAAAGTTAA
- a CDS encoding 2,3,4,5-tetrahydropyridine-2,6-dicarboxylate N-succinyltransferase has translation MKEIRKIIEAAWDNRELLKEENTINTIRKVVDLLDKGELRVAEPTTDGWQVNEWVKKAVVLYFPIQKMETLEAGIFEYHDKMPLKTDYAAQGVRVVPGASARKGSYLSPGTILMPSYVNIGAYVDEGTMVDTWATVGSCAQIGKNVHLSGGVGIGGVLEPLQAAPVIIEDGVFVGSRCIVVEGVRVEKEAVLGANVVLTMSTKIIDVTGDVPVETKGVVPARSVVIPGSYTKKFPAGEFNVPCALIIGKRKESTNKKTSLNDALREYDVAV, from the coding sequence ATGAAAGAAATTAGAAAAATCATAGAGGCAGCTTGGGATAATCGTGAGTTGTTAAAAGAAGAAAATACAATTAACACAATTAGAAAAGTTGTTGATTTATTAGATAAAGGAGAATTAAGAGTTGCAGAACCTACAACAGATGGTTGGCAAGTAAATGAATGGGTAAAGAAAGCAGTAGTTTTATATTTCCCTATTCAGAAAATGGAAACTTTAGAAGCTGGTATTTTTGAATATCATGATAAAATGCCTTTAAAAACAGATTACGCAGCGCAAGGAGTTCGTGTGGTTCCTGGAGCATCTGCTCGTAAAGGATCTTACCTTTCACCAGGTACTATTTTAATGCCAAGTTACGTTAATATTGGGGCGTATGTAGATGAAGGAACTATGGTTGATACTTGGGCTACTGTTGGTTCTTGTGCGCAAATTGGTAAAAATGTTCACCTTTCTGGTGGAGTAGGTATTGGTGGTGTTTTAGAACCATTACAAGCAGCTCCTGTAATTATAGAAGATGGCGTTTTTGTTGGTTCTAGATGTATTGTTGTAGAAGGTGTTAGAGTAGAAAAAGAAGCTGTTTTAGGTGCAAATGTGGTACTTACTATGAGTACAAAAATTATTGATGTTACTGGTGATGTACCTGTAGAAACTAAGGGTGTTGTACCTGCAAGATCTGTGGTGATACCAGGAAGTTATACAAAGAAATTTCCAGCAGGAGAATTCAATGTACCTTGTGCTTTAATTATCGGAAAAAGAAAAGAAAGCACCAATAAAAAGACTTCTTTAAATGATGCATTAAGAGAATATGACGTTGCTGTTTAA
- the ruvX gene encoding Holliday junction resolvase RuvX: MSRILAIDFGKKRTGIAVTDELQIIASGLTTVNTDDLIPFLKEYISKNKVELFVVGKPKQMNNTDSESEALILPFLQKLEKQIPKIPLLRIDERFTSKMAFQTMIDGGLNKKQRRNKALVDEISATIILQSYLYNKG; the protein is encoded by the coding sequence TTGAGTAGAATTCTCGCCATCGATTTTGGTAAAAAAAGAACAGGTATTGCAGTAACAGATGAACTTCAAATTATTGCCTCTGGTTTAACAACAGTAAATACCGACGATTTAATTCCTTTTCTAAAAGAATATATTTCTAAAAATAAAGTAGAACTGTTTGTGGTAGGTAAACCAAAACAAATGAATAATACTGATAGCGAAAGTGAAGCATTGATTCTTCCTTTTCTACAAAAGCTTGAAAAGCAAATCCCAAAAATTCCTCTTTTAAGAATTGATGAACGTTTTACGTCTAAAATGGCTTTTCAGACAATGATTGATGGTGGATTAAATAAGAAACAACGCAGAAATAAAGCTTTGGTTGATGAAATTAGTGCAACAATTATATTACAGTCCTATTTATATAACAAAGGTTAA
- the def gene encoding peptide deformylase has product MILPVIAYGDPVLRKVGVEIDADYPNLEKLISNMRETMYNASGVGLAAPQIGKSIRLFIIDASPFAEDEDLSEKDREALKNFNKVFINAKIIKEEGDEWAFNEGCLSIPDVREDVFRQPEITIEYQDEDFKTHTETLDGLAARVFQHEYDHIDGILFTDKLSTLKKRLINKKLEKISKGKINADYRMRFPNAKKGK; this is encoded by the coding sequence ATGATATTACCAGTTATTGCTTACGGAGATCCTGTTTTACGAAAAGTAGGCGTAGAAATTGATGCAGATTATCCTAATTTAGAAAAATTGATTTCTAACATGAGAGAAACCATGTACAATGCTTCTGGTGTTGGTTTGGCTGCTCCTCAAATAGGTAAATCTATTCGTTTGTTTATTATAGACGCTTCGCCTTTTGCAGAAGATGAAGACTTGTCTGAAAAAGATAGAGAAGCTTTAAAAAACTTTAATAAAGTATTTATAAACGCTAAAATTATTAAAGAAGAAGGAGATGAATGGGCTTTTAATGAAGGCTGTTTAAGTATTCCTGATGTTAGAGAAGATGTTTTTCGTCAACCAGAAATTACCATTGAATACCAAGATGAAGACTTTAAAACACATACAGAAACCTTAGATGGTTTAGCGGCTAGAGTTTTTCAGCACGAGTATGATCATATCGATGGAATTTTATTTACGGATAAACTATCTACTCTTAAAAAAAGATTGATCAATAAGAAATTAGAAAAAATTTCTAAAGGAAAAATTAACGCAGATTACAGAATGCGTTTCCCAAATGCTAAAAAAGGTAAATAA
- a CDS encoding DUF5606 family protein, whose protein sequence is MEFNKIIAVTGKPGLFQVISQTKNAVIAESIVEKKRVAINAAQNVSLLENIAIYTYEEDVPLLKIFTSMFEKTEGKEAISHKESSKNLTNFFSEVLPGYDEERVYASNIKKVIQWFNILVKAGMEFPKVEEVTAEETEKE, encoded by the coding sequence ATGGAATTTAACAAAATTATTGCCGTAACAGGTAAACCAGGATTATTTCAAGTAATATCTCAAACAAAAAATGCAGTAATTGCAGAATCTATAGTAGAAAAAAAACGTGTCGCAATTAATGCGGCTCAAAACGTTAGTTTGTTAGAAAACATAGCAATTTACACGTACGAAGAAGATGTGCCTTTATTAAAAATCTTTACTTCAATGTTCGAAAAAACGGAAGGAAAAGAAGCGATATCTCATAAAGAAAGTAGTAAAAACTTAACTAACTTTTTCTCTGAAGTATTGCCAGGTTATGATGAAGAAAGAGTATATGCTTCTAATATTAAAAAAGTAATTCAATGGTTTAATATTTTAGTAAAAGCTGGTATGGAATTTCCTAAAGTAGAAGAAGTAACTGCTGAAGAAACAGAAAAAGAGTAA
- the mazG gene encoding nucleoside triphosphate pyrophosphohydrolase has product MNSRKEQLAAFNRLLDIMDDLREKCPWDKKQTLESLRHLTIEETYELADAILDNDLPEIKKELGDVLLHIVFYAKIGSEQKAFDIGDVANAISDKLIHRHPHIYGDVVADTEEEVKRNWEQLKLKEGNTSVLEGVPKSLPAVVKASRIQEKVKGVGFDWEHPEQVWEKVQEELTELNEEVKAGNKEETEKEFGDVLFSMINYARFIGVNPENALEKTNKKFINRFQFLEKEAKKEGKELADMSLTEMDVYWEKSKAFYK; this is encoded by the coding sequence ATGAATAGCAGAAAAGAACAATTAGCCGCTTTTAACAGATTGTTAGATATTATGGACGACCTTCGTGAGAAGTGTCCTTGGGATAAAAAACAAACTTTAGAAAGTTTACGTCATCTTACAATTGAAGAAACGTACGAATTGGCAGATGCTATTCTAGACAATGATTTACCCGAAATAAAAAAAGAATTAGGCGATGTGCTTCTGCACATCGTCTTTTATGCTAAAATTGGAAGCGAACAAAAAGCTTTTGATATTGGCGATGTTGCCAATGCTATTTCCGATAAATTAATACATAGACATCCTCATATTTATGGAGATGTTGTTGCTGATACTGAAGAAGAAGTAAAACGTAATTGGGAACAATTAAAATTAAAAGAAGGAAACACTTCTGTCTTAGAAGGTGTTCCTAAAAGTTTACCTGCTGTTGTAAAAGCAAGTAGAATTCAAGAAAAAGTGAAAGGAGTTGGTTTCGATTGGGAACACCCAGAACAAGTTTGGGAAAAAGTACAAGAGGAATTAACCGAACTAAACGAAGAGGTAAAAGCTGGAAACAAAGAAGAAACTGAAAAAGAGTTTGGTGATGTCTTATTTTCTATGATAAACTACGCTCGCTTTATTGGTGTAAACCCAGAAAATGCTTTAGAAAAAACAAATAAGAAGTTTATCAATCGTTTTCAATTTCTAGAAAAAGAAGCTAAAAAAGAAGGCAAAGAACTTGCGGATATGTCCTTAACTGAAATGGATGTGTATTGGGAAAAATCGAAAGCGTTCTATAAATAA
- a CDS encoding glycosyltransferase, translating to MKYSIIIPVYNRPTEIDELLESLTQQDFSKDFEVLIIEDGSTEKSEAVVGKYNNQLDLKYFFKENSGAGASRNFGMQHANGDYFIILDSDVIVPSQYLSEVNKALKINFTDAFGGPDAAHKSFTALQKAINYSMTSVLTTGGIRGKKQAVGKFQPRSFNLGLSKAAFNKTQGFSKMKNGEDIDLTFRLWENGFETQLIEKAFVYHKRRSSIQQFFKQTFGFGTARPILNKKYPETAKPTYWFPSLFIIGIDVSIILAVFGYNQLLYCYGLYFLLIFLDSLFQNKNLQVAFLSMFTSLTQFLGYGLGFLESQFYPKK from the coding sequence TTGAAATACTCCATCATCATACCTGTTTACAATCGTCCTACAGAAATAGACGAATTATTAGAAAGTCTTACACAACAAGATTTCTCTAAAGATTTTGAAGTTTTAATTATAGAAGACGGCTCTACAGAAAAAAGTGAAGCAGTTGTAGGGAAGTATAATAATCAATTAGATTTAAAATATTTTTTTAAAGAAAACAGTGGCGCAGGAGCAAGCAGAAATTTCGGAATGCAGCATGCTAATGGAGATTATTTTATCATCTTAGACTCGGATGTTATTGTTCCAAGTCAATATCTATCCGAAGTAAATAAAGCATTAAAAATAAATTTTACAGATGCTTTTGGTGGTCCAGATGCGGCGCATAAAAGTTTTACAGCATTACAAAAAGCCATTAATTATTCTATGACTTCTGTGTTAACTACAGGCGGAATTCGTGGTAAAAAGCAAGCTGTAGGTAAATTTCAACCAAGAAGTTTTAATTTAGGACTTTCTAAAGCTGCTTTTAATAAAACACAAGGTTTTTCTAAAATGAAAAACGGAGAAGATATCGATTTAACATTCCGACTTTGGGAAAACGGTTTTGAAACACAATTGATAGAAAAGGCATTTGTCTATCATAAAAGAAGAAGCTCTATTCAGCAATTTTTTAAACAAACTTTTGGTTTCGGAACAGCAAGACCCATTTTGAATAAAAAATATCCAGAAACAGCAAAACCAACCTATTGGTTTCCTTCTTTGTTTATTATAGGGATTGATGTGAGTATCATTTTGGCTGTCTTTGGCTATAATCAATTACTCTATTGCTACGGATTGTATTTCTTGCTAATTTTCTTAGATTCCCTCTTTCAGAATAAGAATTTACAAGTAGCTTTTTTAAGTATGTTTACTTCTTTAACGCAGTTTTTAGGATACGGATTAGGCTTTCTGGAGTCGCAATTTTATCCGAAGAAATAG